A portion of the Leptospira broomii serovar Hurstbridge str. 5399 genome contains these proteins:
- a CDS encoding hybrid sensor histidine kinase/response regulator — MPYPPVYVTVFKMNRLSLRIVVGTFFLLAVSFFLLHNSDYSFQNGISSSVQLACFATIFLVLGFLSTTVVSSYLDREKAGFSSRSELRRAVQERERAEALLQILFDELPRSTPLHSLLNKLLTTIEKFSPEMQTSIMLLNKERDRIETGISPSLPKSYLKSLEGIKIGPEAGSCGTSAYKGKLVIVSDILTDPLWKDYRYLTMSYGLRACWSQPIYSPEGDVLGTFAIYYKKVHKPEDRDLRLIFFAAYIVRLAIQYQTFEEGRSKSESKYRDLVENASDGIFVANTDGKLLEINPSGSKMLGYTREELLTLNIKDLIQPEDLAATPLRGFTLQDRKSMILERKLIRKDKKLISVEISARYLDSGHLQGIVRDISERTAAERTLRQAQKMESIGLLAGGIAHDFNNLLTMILGTADVIRQICKSDPSLRKHANRIIEASERGKAITRQLLLFASPGSTEMKPISIAPLLKEVTDMMRFSLPKNIRLETDFRSLNGIILGDSGHLHQAVLNLILNAKDAMPDGGSVCVGGGIIDGKTLRSKFPEANVENYIEVDITDTGIGMKAENKERIFEPFFTTKGNNGTGLGLSIVRGIVTEHSGFIEVESEEEKGTKFSLFFPVIRTTVNTIRKDEDYSKKINLNVLIVDDEELVLEVLREILTLSGSNVWTRKTGEGALAFYKEAPEKFDVIITDLGMPGMGGETLIDLLLQFNPNVNIIVISGNLEKDKKEILKMKGIKSFLDKPYKASEVYSALQEIQKSDSLSS; from the coding sequence TTGCCTTACCCCCCTGTCTATGTTACTGTATTCAAGATGAACCGATTAAGCCTGAGGATAGTAGTAGGAACCTTTTTTTTATTAGCGGTTTCTTTCTTTCTACTGCATAATTCGGATTATTCATTCCAAAACGGAATTTCATCTTCGGTACAACTTGCTTGCTTTGCGACTATTTTCCTAGTTCTGGGATTCTTATCGACTACTGTAGTTTCCTCTTACCTAGATCGCGAGAAGGCAGGATTTTCTAGTCGCTCCGAATTAAGAAGAGCGGTACAAGAAAGAGAAAGAGCCGAAGCGTTACTGCAAATTTTATTCGACGAACTTCCTCGATCGACACCGTTACATTCCCTATTAAATAAATTACTTACGACAATCGAAAAATTCTCTCCCGAAATGCAGACTTCGATCATGCTACTAAACAAAGAACGTGATCGGATTGAGACTGGAATCTCTCCCAGCCTTCCGAAATCTTATCTAAAATCCCTCGAAGGAATTAAAATTGGCCCCGAGGCAGGCTCTTGCGGAACTTCCGCTTATAAGGGAAAGTTAGTCATCGTTTCGGACATTCTCACAGATCCATTATGGAAAGATTATAGATACTTGACGATGAGTTACGGACTGAGAGCTTGCTGGTCTCAACCCATCTATTCTCCGGAAGGAGACGTTTTAGGCACGTTTGCCATCTACTATAAGAAAGTTCATAAACCTGAAGATCGCGACTTGCGACTAATTTTCTTCGCAGCCTATATTGTACGCTTAGCCATCCAGTACCAAACATTTGAGGAAGGAAGAAGTAAGAGTGAGAGCAAATATAGGGACTTGGTCGAAAATGCCTCCGACGGAATTTTCGTCGCTAACACGGACGGCAAGCTTTTGGAAATTAATCCGAGCGGAAGCAAAATGCTCGGTTATACTAGAGAAGAATTATTAACACTGAATATAAAGGATTTGATCCAGCCGGAAGATCTCGCCGCCACACCTTTAAGAGGCTTCACTCTTCAAGATCGCAAATCGATGATACTGGAACGTAAACTGATCAGAAAGGACAAGAAATTAATTTCCGTCGAAATAAGCGCACGATATCTTGATTCCGGGCATTTACAGGGTATCGTTAGAGACATTTCCGAGCGAACGGCTGCGGAACGCACTCTTAGACAAGCACAGAAAATGGAAAGTATAGGTTTGCTGGCAGGTGGAATAGCTCACGATTTCAACAACCTGCTCACGATGATTCTCGGAACTGCAGACGTCATTCGACAGATTTGTAAATCGGACCCTTCTCTAAGGAAACATGCCAATAGAATTATAGAAGCTTCGGAGCGTGGAAAAGCGATTACGAGACAACTTCTATTATTTGCAAGCCCGGGTTCGACCGAAATGAAACCTATTTCAATTGCTCCTTTGTTAAAGGAAGTCACGGATATGATGCGATTCTCACTGCCTAAAAATATTCGCCTTGAAACCGATTTCCGGTCTCTCAACGGAATCATTTTAGGCGACTCCGGTCATTTGCATCAGGCGGTTCTCAATCTCATACTGAATGCCAAAGACGCAATGCCCGACGGCGGAAGCGTTTGTGTCGGAGGAGGAATCATAGACGGGAAAACGCTTCGATCCAAATTTCCGGAAGCGAATGTGGAGAATTATATCGAAGTCGATATTACGGACACCGGAATCGGAATGAAGGCGGAAAATAAGGAAAGAATTTTCGAACCATTTTTTACGACGAAGGGCAACAACGGGACCGGACTCGGATTATCGATCGTAAGAGGTATCGTAACCGAACACTCAGGATTTATCGAGGTGGAATCAGAGGAGGAAAAAGGAACTAAATTTTCCCTCTTTTTTCCCGTGATCAGAACAACCGTCAACACGATTCGAAAAGACGAGGATTATTCAAAAAAAATAAATCTCAATGTTCTAATAGTCGACGACGAAGAATTGGTTCTGGAAGTTCTTCGGGAAATATTGACTCTCTCCGGCTCGAATGTTTGGACACGAAAAACCGGCGAAGGAGCTCTTGCATTTTATAAGGAAGCACCCGAAAAATTCGACGTAATCATCACTGATTTAGGAATGCCGGGAATGGGGGGAGAAACATTAATCGATCTGCTCCTACAATTTAATCCGAATGTGAATATTATTGTAATTTCGGGGAACCTCGAAAAAGACAAAAAAGAAATTTTAAAAATGAAAGGAATTAAATCCTTTTTAGATAAACCTTATAAAGCTTCGGAAGTCTACTCGGCCCTGCAGGAGATTCAGAAAAGCGATTCTCTATCGAGTTAG
- a CDS encoding lysophospholipid acyltransferase family protein yields MKPTLSLEPRIKKPMLTIPDEAVRSGVFHLNRDSLGSPIRLRDGVTIQYETPPDRKRSILDRVLFRSDLAFLIGYFREIFASRKQCLKNEYTDEVWLESSGRILDVIEGCEGKFKIEGIEHVISPQGPVVFAGNHMSVLETFVFPYFLVAHRPVTYVVKESLVNGKVFGPIMRSRNPIAVGRTNPREDLVKVLEEGTAILKGGTSIVVFPQSTRTRTFDPSEFNSIAVKLASRAGVPVVPFAVKTDFWQNGKLLKDIGSLVRNRMIHMKFGTPLSVATDSRKNQEILLQFVLKNLKEWGVEIKNSTV; encoded by the coding sequence ATGAAACCAACCCTTTCTCTTGAACCAAGAATTAAAAAACCTATGTTGACCATTCCTGACGAAGCGGTTCGCAGCGGAGTCTTTCATTTAAACAGAGACTCACTGGGATCTCCAATCCGGCTTCGAGACGGAGTAACTATTCAATACGAGACGCCCCCGGATCGAAAGAGATCTATTTTGGATCGAGTCCTGTTTCGTAGCGATCTCGCTTTTCTAATCGGATACTTTCGCGAGATCTTTGCCAGCAGGAAGCAATGTTTAAAAAATGAATATACCGACGAAGTTTGGTTGGAATCTTCCGGAAGAATCTTGGACGTCATCGAAGGATGCGAAGGAAAGTTCAAAATCGAGGGAATAGAGCACGTCATCTCTCCTCAAGGGCCGGTAGTCTTTGCGGGAAATCATATGAGCGTCCTGGAGACCTTCGTCTTTCCTTACTTTTTAGTGGCTCATCGACCCGTAACCTACGTTGTTAAGGAAAGTCTTGTGAACGGAAAAGTTTTCGGGCCGATCATGCGATCTCGAAACCCGATAGCAGTCGGGCGGACGAACCCGCGCGAAGATCTTGTGAAGGTGTTGGAGGAAGGAACTGCCATCCTCAAGGGAGGAACTTCGATTGTCGTATTTCCGCAAAGTACTCGGACTAGGACATTCGATCCGAGCGAATTTAATTCTATTGCGGTGAAACTGGCATCTAGGGCCGGAGTTCCTGTCGTTCCCTTTGCAGTAAAAACGGACTTTTGGCAAAACGGAAAGTTACTGAAAGATATCGGCAGCCTAGTCAGGAATCGAATGATCCATATGAAATTCGGCACTCCCCTTTCCGTAGCCACAGACTCCAGAAAAAATCAGGAAATTCTTTTGCAATTCGTTCTAAAGAATCTCAAAGAATGGGGAGTCGAAATCAAAAACTCTACCGTTTAA
- a CDS encoding helix-turn-helix transcriptional regulator, with product MENEELLDREENNPTRFSRNIASWKPGITVRILRKIHGYSRKELAEKLGGVEVEYVTSIEKGKLTIGKNLARKLAEIFEISAEIFV from the coding sequence ATGGAAAATGAAGAATTGCTCGATCGGGAAGAAAACAATCCAACTAGATTTAGCCGGAATATTGCAAGCTGGAAGCCGGGGATTACTGTGCGAATTTTACGAAAAATACACGGATACTCACGCAAAGAACTAGCGGAAAAGTTAGGGGGAGTAGAAGTCGAATACGTGACATCCATAGAAAAAGGAAAATTGACGATCGGAAAGAATCTAGCCCGTAAGCTTGCGGAAATATTCGAAATATCGGCGGAAATATTCGTTTAA